From a single Pyxicephalus adspersus chromosome 11, UCB_Pads_2.0, whole genome shotgun sequence genomic region:
- the LOC140340564 gene encoding free fatty acid receptor 2-like — MNFSASMYKNASEVLPEKEQSGSFVFDGEHAHIVLAIYIVTFLTGLPSNLLAFYAFLVKVRRKPTPVDILLLNLTISDLVLLMFLPLKMREAASGMVWNMPSFLCPLTGFCYFSSIYISTLFLTAVSVERYLGVAFPIKYKLHRKPEYAIFASVCFWFIACGHCSIVYIVQYCVDKDAVQGNETKCYEDFTNDQLKILLPVRLELGVTLFFIPFTITLFCYINFIRILMCLPNIQKKRKQRAIGLAIATLANFCICFAPYNISHIVGFVNNKSPKWRVDALLLSTFNATLDPVVFYFTSTTVQKTFFDFVEVILLKLGKICPCKKFCLSQGEPPYDDSNLDRSTT, encoded by the exons ATGAATTTCTCAGCTTCAATGTACAAAAACGCCTCAGAGGTGTTGCCTGAGAAGGAGCAGTCGGG GAGCTTTGTCTTTGATGGAGAACATGCACACATTGTCCTGGCAATCTACATTGTGACTTTTTTGACCGGCCTGCCATCTAACTTGCTGGCTTTTTATGCCTTCTTGGTCAAAGTTCGCAGAAAACCAACACCAGTGGACATTCTTCTCCTCAACCTGACTATCTCAGACCTAGTCCTGCTAATGTTCCTTCCACTAAAGATGCGGGAGGCAGCTTCCGGAATGGTTTGGAACATGCCCTCCTTTCTTTGTCCTTTGACAGGATTCTGCTACTTTAGTAGCATCTACATCAGTACTTTGTTCCTCACTGCTGTTAGCGTTGAGCGCTATCTTGGGGTGGCGTTTCCCATTAAGTATAAACTTCATCGAAAGCCTGAATACGCTATATTTGCTAGCGTTTGCTTTTGGTTTATTGCCTGTGGTCATTGCAGTATTGTCTACATTGTTCAGTATTGTGTAGATAAAGATGCAGTACAAGGTAATGAAACTAAATGTTACGAGGACTTTACGAATGATCAGCTCAAGATTTTACTGCCAGTGCGTTTGGAGTTAGGCGTGACCCTTTTCTTCATTCCATTTACAATAACGCTTTTCTGCTATATCAACTTCATAAGGATACTGATGTGTCTGCCCAACATCCAAAAGAAGAGGAAACAAAGAGCCATTGGCTTGGCCATCGCCACTTTGGCTAACTTTTGTATCTGCTTTGCTCCCTACAATATCTCCCACATTGTTGGCTTTGTGAATAATAAGAGCCCTAAATGGAGGGTGGATGCCTTGCTTTTGAGCACCTTCAATGCTACGTTGGACCCAGTTGTGTTTTATTTCACCTCTACGACCgtccagaaaacattttttgactttGTGGAGGTCATTTTACTGAAATTAGGGAAAATTTGCCCTTGTAAGAAATTCTGTTTGTCTCAGGGTGAACCACCATATGATGACAGCAATCTAGACAGGTCCACAACCTGA